From one Rhineura floridana isolate rRhiFlo1 chromosome 4, rRhiFlo1.hap2, whole genome shotgun sequence genomic stretch:
- the ARPC4 gene encoding LOW QUALITY PROTEIN: actin-related protein 2/3 complex subunit 4 (The sequence of the model RefSeq protein was modified relative to this genomic sequence to represent the inferred CDS: substituted 3 bases at 3 genomic stop codons), translating into MTATPHPYHSAVCVTLQGTLCLENFPSQAMDWHKLEVKVRNSKELLLQPVIISINLFIYFIYKXESPNXRVYHLLLVSTEVKQADEIEKIPCHEFMCFMMMRKNFILRGKTVEGYADVRFLITNLHTAQIHKHXLVDFVINFMEEFDKEISKMKLSINAKDRIVVEELLKNF; encoded by the coding sequence ATgactgccaccccccacccctatCACAGTGCTGTGTGTGTTACACTGCAGGGTACCCTGTGCCTGGAGAATTTCCCATCCCAGGCGATGGATTGGCACAAGTTGGAGGTGAAAGTTAGAAACAGCAAGGAACTATTGCTACAGCCAGTGATCATcagcataaatttatttatttattttatttataaatgagaAAGTCCTAACTGAAGGGTCTATCATCTCTTGCTAGTTAGTACTGAAGTGAAGCAGGCTGATGAGATTGAGAAGATCCCATGTCACGAATTTATGTGCTTCATGATGATGAGGAAAAACTTCATTTTACGTGGGAAAACAGTTGAGGGCTATGCTGATGTTAGGTTCCTGATCACAAATCTCCATACAGCGCAAATACACAAGCATTAGCTGGTGGACTTTGTCATTAATTTCATGGAGGAATTTGACAAGGAAATCAGCAAGATGAAGCTTTCAATCAATGCCAAGGATCGCATTGTGGTGGAGGAGTTGCTTAAAAATTTCTAG